Proteins co-encoded in one Pseudorhizobium banfieldiae genomic window:
- a CDS encoding sugar ABC transporter substrate-binding protein, with the protein MKKLVLGAITAALMSTAAHAENIGVSMALFDDNFLTVLRNGMSDYVKTLDGVELQIEDAQNDVAKQLDQINNFVASGVDAIIVNPVDTSATEAMTKAAEAAGVPLVYVNREPINVDSLPDNQAFVASNEQESGTLETKEVCRLLSEKGKNPARIYIMMGELSNQAAVMRTQDIKDVMKSGECQVELQIIDEQTANWSRDEAQDLMTNWLSTSETFDAVISNNDEMALGAIQAMKAANVSMEDVVVGGVDATQDALAAMEAGDLDVTVFQDAAGQGKGAVDAALKLAKGENVDQKVYIPFQLVTPDNIAEYKSKN; encoded by the coding sequence ATGAAGAAGCTCGTTCTGGGCGCTATAACGGCCGCCCTCATGTCGACTGCTGCCCATGCCGAGAACATCGGCGTATCGATGGCCCTGTTCGACGACAATTTCCTGACCGTCCTGCGCAACGGCATGAGTGACTACGTCAAGACACTGGACGGGGTAGAGCTGCAAATCGAGGACGCTCAGAATGACGTCGCAAAGCAGCTCGACCAGATCAACAACTTCGTTGCCTCAGGTGTCGACGCCATCATTGTCAATCCGGTTGATACCTCGGCGACCGAAGCCATGACCAAGGCGGCCGAAGCCGCTGGTGTGCCGCTGGTTTATGTTAACCGCGAGCCGATCAACGTGGACTCGTTACCGGACAATCAGGCCTTTGTCGCTTCCAACGAACAGGAGTCGGGCACGCTAGAGACAAAGGAAGTCTGCCGACTGCTCAGCGAGAAGGGAAAGAACCCCGCCCGCATCTACATCATGATGGGTGAGCTTTCCAACCAGGCCGCGGTTATGCGGACGCAGGATATCAAGGATGTGATGAAGTCGGGCGAATGCCAGGTTGAACTGCAGATCATCGATGAGCAGACCGCCAACTGGTCCCGCGATGAGGCGCAGGACCTGATGACCAACTGGCTCTCCACGAGTGAGACATTCGATGCGGTAATCTCCAACAACGACGAGATGGCGCTCGGCGCAATACAGGCGATGAAGGCCGCAAACGTGTCGATGGAAGATGTCGTCGTCGGCGGGGTCGATGCCACCCAGGATGCACTGGCTGCGATGGAAGCTGGTGACCTCGATGTCACCGTCTTCCAGGATGCGGCCGGCCAAGGCAAGGGAGCAGTCGACGCCGCGCTGAAGCTCGCCAAGGGCGAAAACGTCGATCAGAAGGTCTACATCCCGTTCCAGTTGGTCACACCCGACAACATCGCCGAATATAAGTCAAAGAACTGA
- a CDS encoding ABC transporter permease has translation MATSNLHGVGGLAFDSSKRRWPNEMNVLIALILIIGIFELLGHLMMGQSFLFDSSGRSSSIFNEQRLRIIILQVSIVGIIAIGVTQVIISGGIDLSSGSVVGAAAMIAMSFAQIAEVNGNVNPTLALGLWATDLPVLVPIAVALLFGLLAGIINGALIAYTGIPPFIATLGMMVTARGIAKWWTAGRPISFPTEGYRAVGDGLMPVIIFVALAILFHLVLRHTVYGKHTYAIGSNEDAARMSGIKVGRHKVLVYTIAGMLAGVAAIVLSSKNLTAQAGMGVMYELDAIAMAVIGGVSLSGGRGSILGTVLGALIFGVIISGFTFLRLDAYYQEMVKGGIIVAAVVLDQWRQRRAAWGP, from the coding sequence ATGGCGACTTCCAACCTGCACGGCGTCGGCGGCCTTGCCTTCGACAGTTCGAAGCGGCGATGGCCAAACGAGATGAACGTGCTGATCGCACTCATCCTCATCATCGGCATCTTCGAGTTGCTTGGCCACCTGATGATGGGTCAGAGCTTTCTGTTCGACAGTTCGGGCCGGAGCAGCTCGATCTTCAATGAACAACGGCTGCGCATCATCATCCTTCAAGTGTCGATCGTCGGCATCATCGCCATCGGCGTGACGCAGGTCATCATCTCTGGCGGTATCGACCTGTCGTCCGGTTCGGTGGTGGGTGCCGCCGCCATGATCGCAATGAGCTTCGCACAGATCGCGGAAGTAAACGGCAACGTTAACCCGACGCTGGCACTGGGCCTATGGGCCACGGACCTTCCTGTCCTTGTCCCGATTGCAGTTGCACTCCTGTTCGGCCTCCTTGCGGGGATCATCAACGGCGCGCTGATCGCCTATACCGGAATACCGCCCTTCATCGCGACATTGGGAATGATGGTAACGGCACGCGGCATCGCCAAGTGGTGGACCGCTGGCAGGCCGATCTCGTTCCCGACAGAAGGTTACCGTGCCGTCGGCGATGGGCTCATGCCTGTTATCATATTCGTGGCTCTCGCGATCCTCTTCCATCTGGTCTTGCGCCACACCGTTTACGGGAAGCACACCTACGCCATCGGCTCGAATGAAGACGCCGCCCGCATGTCAGGTATCAAGGTGGGCCGACACAAGGTTCTCGTCTACACCATCGCCGGAATGCTCGCCGGCGTAGCAGCGATCGTCCTGTCCTCGAAGAACCTGACTGCCCAGGCGGGAATGGGGGTGATGTACGAGCTGGACGCCATCGCCATGGCCGTTATCGGAGGCGTCTCGTTGTCCGGCGGCCGCGGCTCGATCCTCGGCACCGTACTCGGGGCACTCATCTTCGGCGTTATCATCTCCGGCTTCACCTTCCTGAGGCTCGACGCCTATTATCAGGAGATGGTGAAGGGCGGGATCATCGTCGCCGCAGTCGTGCTGGACCAGTGGCGCCAGCGCCGGGCCGCCTGGGGTCCATGA
- a CDS encoding ATP-binding cassette domain-containing protein produces MTSSNTILETVGLTKHYGGVHALEGANFRIHAGEHVAIMGDNGAGKSTFVRQITGVERPTRGQIIFNGEPVAFENPMEAREAGIETVFQSLALADELDVPDNLFLGRELVRFRFGPFSILDYKAMRQRTLEALEKTAVKIPNLRNTIRNMSGGQRQCVAIARTATFHSKLTIMDEPTAALGVQETAQVENIIRTLKQQGEPLILISHNMRQVFDLVDRIVVFRRGRIVADLKKDETDGQDVVAYITGAKTGAEFQDTAA; encoded by the coding sequence ATGACCAGCAGCAACACCATCCTCGAAACGGTCGGCCTGACGAAGCATTATGGCGGCGTCCATGCGCTCGAGGGCGCCAACTTCAGGATCCACGCGGGCGAACATGTCGCCATCATGGGCGACAATGGTGCCGGCAAATCTACCTTCGTCAGGCAGATCACCGGTGTCGAGCGGCCGACCCGGGGCCAGATCATCTTCAACGGCGAACCTGTGGCGTTCGAGAATCCGATGGAGGCGCGCGAGGCGGGCATTGAAACCGTTTTCCAGTCGCTTGCGCTTGCGGACGAACTGGACGTTCCCGACAACCTCTTCCTTGGCCGCGAACTGGTCCGTTTCCGTTTCGGGCCTTTCTCCATCCTTGACTACAAGGCCATGCGGCAGCGCACCCTGGAGGCGCTGGAGAAGACGGCGGTGAAAATTCCCAATCTGAGGAACACGATCCGAAACATGTCGGGCGGCCAACGGCAATGCGTGGCCATCGCACGCACGGCGACTTTTCATTCCAAGTTGACGATCATGGACGAGCCGACGGCAGCACTGGGCGTTCAGGAAACCGCCCAGGTGGAGAACATCATCCGGACCCTGAAGCAACAGGGAGAACCGCTGATCCTCATCAGCCACAACATGCGGCAGGTTTTCGATCTTGTCGATCGTATCGTCGTCTTCCGGCGGGGGCGCATCGTTGCCGACCTGAAGAAGGACGAGACCGACGGTCAGGATGTCGTGGCATACATCACAGGCGCCAAGACAGGCGCCGAATTTCAGGATACGGCGGCGTGA
- the iolG gene encoding inositol 2-dehydrogenase, protein MTLKFALLGAGRIGKVHARAISGNPDAELAFVADPVADAARAISEQYGCRVSTIDEIAADPAVDAVIICTPTNTHADLIEMFARAGKAIFCEKPVDLDVARAESCLKVVRDTGAKLMLGFQRRYDPHFAAVKKAISDGRIGEVEMIQIVSRDPGAPPMDYIKTSGGIFRDMTIHDFDMARFLLGEEPATVYATGSVLTDKAIEGVDYDSASVTMTTASGKHCTISNSRRATYGYDQRVEVHGSKGSISVENQRPVTIELATGDGYTRPPLHDFFMTRYVEAYASEIAAFVSVVKDGASPSPSGEDGLRALKLADAALRSARQGVVVRL, encoded by the coding sequence ATGACACTCAAGTTCGCCCTACTCGGCGCTGGTCGCATCGGCAAGGTTCATGCGCGGGCCATTTCTGGCAATCCAGATGCAGAACTCGCCTTCGTTGCCGATCCCGTCGCGGACGCAGCGAGGGCGATATCCGAGCAATACGGCTGCCGGGTTTCGACAATTGACGAGATCGCCGCGGATCCCGCGGTTGATGCCGTCATCATATGCACGCCGACGAACACCCATGCGGACCTGATCGAGATGTTCGCACGCGCCGGAAAGGCCATCTTCTGCGAGAAGCCGGTGGACCTCGATGTCGCCCGTGCCGAATCCTGCCTCAAGGTCGTTCGGGACACCGGCGCAAAGCTCATGCTCGGCTTCCAGCGCCGCTACGATCCGCACTTCGCGGCGGTCAAGAAGGCCATCTCCGATGGACGCATTGGTGAAGTCGAGATGATCCAGATCGTCTCGCGTGACCCGGGCGCCCCGCCGATGGACTACATCAAGACCTCCGGCGGCATCTTTCGCGACATGACCATCCACGACTTCGACATGGCCCGCTTCCTCCTGGGCGAGGAACCCGCGACGGTCTACGCCACCGGTTCGGTCCTGACCGACAAGGCGATCGAGGGCGTCGATTACGACAGCGCCTCTGTCACCATGACCACGGCGTCGGGCAAGCACTGCACGATCTCAAACTCGCGACGCGCCACCTACGGCTATGACCAGCGGGTGGAGGTGCACGGCTCGAAGGGCAGCATTTCGGTGGAGAACCAGCGGCCTGTCACGATCGAACTTGCGACCGGCGACGGCTACACCCGCCCGCCGCTGCACGACTTCTTCATGACCCGCTACGTGGAGGCCTACGCGTCGGAGATTGCCGCCTTCGTTTCCGTCGTCAAGGACGGGGCATCCCCCTCGCCGAGCGGCGAAGATGGCCTGCGCGCCCTCAAGCTCGCGGATGCGGCCCTCCGCTCGGCAAGGCAGGGCGTTGTGGTCAGGCTTTGA
- a CDS encoding MurR/RpiR family transcriptional regulator, protein MMVEGKNSFEILRNRIVGAQDTLPKRLAEAAGYVLANPDEIALGTTASIAKAAQVQPSTLVRLAHHLGYEGFSDLQQVFRERLMARASSYEERLSRLEAKASPGTFDGTVMHGFIDAARNSVDKLSAQVTDAEFAKVVTVLARARTIYLIARRRSYPLAAHLAYAFGKLGIRAIMVGSTNGIDEEIADMAQADDAAFICSFAPYASDTVDLAVRLHDRGVPIVSLTDSPLSPLAPLSKVWLEIAENDYAGFRSIAASMAIVSALPVAIAERRRHMQ, encoded by the coding sequence ATGATGGTCGAGGGCAAGAACAGTTTTGAGATCCTGCGCAACCGTATCGTCGGTGCGCAGGACACACTGCCCAAACGACTGGCGGAGGCGGCAGGCTATGTCTTGGCCAATCCCGACGAGATTGCGCTCGGCACGACAGCCTCCATTGCCAAGGCGGCGCAGGTACAACCGTCGACGCTGGTGCGGCTTGCACACCATCTCGGGTACGAAGGCTTCTCCGACCTGCAGCAGGTCTTCCGGGAGCGGCTGATGGCGCGCGCCTCCAGCTACGAGGAACGCCTCAGCCGGCTTGAAGCGAAGGCCTCCCCCGGGACGTTCGACGGCACGGTCATGCATGGCTTCATCGATGCGGCGCGAAACTCCGTGGACAAGCTCTCCGCGCAGGTGACGGATGCGGAATTCGCCAAGGTCGTGACGGTGCTGGCACGCGCTCGCACCATCTATCTCATCGCCCGCCGGCGCTCCTATCCGCTCGCCGCACATCTTGCCTATGCGTTCGGCAAGCTTGGCATCCGCGCCATCATGGTCGGCTCCACGAACGGGATAGATGAGGAGATCGCCGACATGGCGCAGGCCGACGACGCGGCCTTCATCTGCTCCTTCGCGCCTTATGCCTCAGACACGGTGGACCTGGCGGTCCGCCTGCACGACCGTGGTGTGCCGATCGTATCTCTGACGGACTCCCCGCTCTCGCCCCTCGCTCCGCTGTCCAAGGTCTGGCTCGAGATCGCCGAGAACGACTACGCAGGCTTCCGCTCCATCGCCGCGTCCATGGCGATCGTTTCCGCCCTGCCCGTGGCGATCGCCGAGCGGCGGCGGCACATGCAATGA
- a CDS encoding bifunctional 5-dehydro-2-deoxygluconokinase/5-dehydro-2-deoxyphosphogluconate aldolase: MRKESTKRLDLITIGRSSVDLYGDQVGGRLEDMRSFSKYIGGSPTNIAAGSARLGLKSGVITRVGDEHMGRFIREQLVAEGVDVTGVKTDPERLTALVLLGIRDEHSFPLIFYRENCADMALCEDDIDEGFIGSAACVCATGTHLSHPRTEAAVLKALDLARKHGARTALDIDYRPNLWGLAGHGAGESRFIESGAVTAKLQSTLHLFDLIVGTEEEFHIAGGSTDTIEALRNVRKVSSATLVCKRGPMGAVAFEAEIGSRLDEGRSGPGFPIEVFNVLGAGDGFMSGLLRGWLRDEPWETALTYANACGAFAVSRHGCTPAYPSWEELQFFLKRGVKRPDLRNDPALEQVHWSTNRKGDWPEMRIFAFDHRMQLETLAKEAGAEMSRIGQFKTLCLQSALKVAGGHHGYGILCDDRLGRKALHAATGTGLWIGRPTEWPGSRPLTLEPDLGPDCGGLDNWPKDHVVKVLCFCHPDDRVELRQEQEETLLRLFTAARRNDLEFLLEIIPSKAGPVDDQTTADLIRRFYEIGIYPDWWKLEPMRSPAAWRAACQAIEENDPHIRGIVILGLDAPEADLQQSFRAAAQFDLVKGFAVGRTIFADAARRWLWGEIGDAEAIAMMQERYGRLCRIWDEARTAATETGATYAGETA, from the coding sequence ATGCGGAAGGAAAGCACGAAGCGGCTCGACCTCATCACCATAGGTCGCTCCTCGGTCGATCTCTACGGAGATCAGGTTGGAGGACGGCTCGAGGACATGCGCTCCTTCTCCAAGTATATCGGAGGCAGCCCCACCAACATCGCCGCCGGTTCAGCGCGGCTTGGCCTGAAGTCAGGGGTGATCACCCGCGTCGGCGACGAGCACATGGGGCGCTTCATCCGCGAACAGCTGGTCGCGGAAGGCGTCGACGTGACGGGGGTGAAGACCGATCCGGAGCGGCTGACGGCACTGGTGCTTCTGGGTATCCGGGACGAGCACAGTTTTCCGTTGATCTTCTACCGTGAGAACTGCGCCGACATGGCGCTCTGCGAGGACGACATTGACGAGGGCTTCATAGGCTCTGCAGCTTGTGTCTGCGCCACCGGAACGCATCTCTCCCATCCACGCACGGAAGCCGCGGTCCTGAAGGCCCTCGACCTCGCCCGCAAGCATGGCGCCAGAACGGCGCTCGACATCGACTACCGCCCCAACCTCTGGGGCCTCGCCGGCCATGGGGCGGGCGAAAGCCGGTTCATCGAATCCGGGGCGGTGACCGCAAAACTGCAGTCCACGCTCCACCTCTTCGACCTTATCGTCGGGACCGAGGAGGAGTTTCACATCGCGGGAGGCTCAACCGACACGATCGAAGCACTACGAAATGTCCGAAAAGTCTCCTCCGCGACCCTCGTCTGCAAGCGCGGTCCCATGGGCGCCGTCGCGTTCGAGGCCGAGATCGGCAGCAGGCTGGACGAGGGCCGCTCAGGCCCCGGCTTCCCGATCGAGGTCTTCAACGTGCTGGGCGCCGGCGATGGCTTCATGTCCGGCCTGCTGCGCGGCTGGCTGAGAGACGAACCGTGGGAGACTGCGCTCACCTATGCCAATGCCTGCGGCGCGTTTGCCGTTTCCCGCCATGGCTGCACGCCCGCCTATCCTTCATGGGAGGAGCTGCAGTTCTTCCTGAAACGAGGCGTCAAGCGCCCGGACCTGCGCAACGATCCGGCACTGGAGCAGGTCCACTGGTCCACCAACCGCAAGGGCGACTGGCCCGAGATGCGAATCTTCGCCTTCGACCACCGCATGCAACTTGAAACCCTCGCCAAGGAGGCGGGAGCGGAGATGAGCCGGATCGGTCAGTTCAAGACCCTCTGCCTGCAATCTGCCTTGAAGGTTGCAGGTGGCCACCATGGCTACGGCATACTTTGCGATGACCGCCTAGGCCGCAAGGCGCTGCATGCAGCTACTGGCACCGGACTCTGGATCGGCCGACCGACCGAATGGCCGGGATCCCGACCGCTGACGCTGGAACCGGATCTCGGGCCGGACTGCGGCGGGCTGGACAACTGGCCGAAGGACCACGTGGTGAAGGTCCTGTGCTTCTGCCATCCCGACGACAGAGTGGAACTGCGCCAGGAGCAGGAAGAGACACTGCTTCGGCTCTTCACCGCCGCCCGACGCAACGACCTGGAGTTCCTGCTGGAGATCATCCCCTCCAAGGCCGGTCCGGTAGACGATCAGACGACCGCCGATCTCATTCGCCGCTTCTATGAGATCGGGATTTACCCCGACTGGTGGAAACTGGAGCCGATGCGTTCGCCCGCCGCATGGCGAGCCGCCTGCCAGGCTATCGAGGAAAACGACCCGCATATCCGCGGCATCGTGATTCTGGGCCTTGATGCACCGGAGGCGGACCTACAGCAAAGCTTCCGGGCGGCTGCACAGTTCGACCTCGTCAAGGGCTTTGCCGTCGGGCGCACGATCTTCGCCGATGCTGCGCGACGCTGGCTGTGGGGCGAGATCGGCGACGCCGAAGCAATTGCCATGATGCAGGAGCGCTACGGCCGCCTCTGCCGGATCTGGGACGAGGCCCGGACCGCAGCAACGGAAACAGGCGCCACATACGCCGGAGAGACAGCATGA
- the iolD gene encoding 3D-(3,5/4)-trihydroxycyclohexane-1,2-dione acylhydrolase (decyclizing): protein MKTIRLTAAQAAIRYIANQLNEDGEPFIAGCWAIFGHGNVAGIGEALHSERERLQTWRGHNEQTMAHTAIAYAKQLGRRRAMMVTSSIGPGATNMVTAAALAHVNRLPVLLMPGDVFAGRGPDPVLQQVEDFDDGTVSANDCFRPVSRYFDRIMRPEQLLTALPRAFRTMTDPADCGPVTLAFCQDVQAEAYDWPEDFFAQKTWRIRRPQPDLVEVQQVAAILKAAQNPVIIAGGGVHYGQAHADLQAFAERFDIPVVETQAGKSSLPWDHRVNFGPVGVTGASSANAICADADVVLGVGTRFQDFTTGSWALFNNPSRTLISLNVQAYDAEKHGAEPLCADAAAGLSALAKALGDARFAAPDPALKSDWFAAADRVTDAPEPEENALPTDMQVIGAVQRSAGPDTVVMCAAGTMPGELHKLWKAGRPMSYHMEYGYSCMGYEIAGAIGIKMAEPDRDVICMIGDGSYMMANSELATAVMMGVKITLVVTDNRGFGCINRLQMSTGGAEFNNLLDHAQHVNPSRIDFAAHAASMGAETRKVATIAELEAALVEAREASGPFVVVIDTDPYPSTEAGGSWWDVAVPEVSAREPVRKARERYLENLKRQRVN from the coding sequence ATGAAGACGATCCGACTGACTGCGGCACAGGCCGCCATCCGCTACATCGCGAACCAACTGAACGAGGACGGCGAGCCCTTCATCGCCGGCTGCTGGGCCATCTTCGGGCACGGCAACGTGGCCGGCATCGGCGAGGCGCTGCACAGTGAGCGCGAACGCCTCCAGACCTGGCGGGGCCACAACGAGCAGACCATGGCCCATACTGCAATCGCCTACGCCAAGCAGCTTGGACGACGTCGGGCGATGATGGTTACGTCCTCCATCGGCCCCGGTGCCACGAACATGGTGACCGCGGCGGCACTGGCGCATGTCAATCGGCTTCCCGTTCTTCTCATGCCAGGCGACGTCTTTGCCGGGCGCGGACCGGATCCCGTTCTGCAGCAGGTCGAGGATTTCGATGACGGCACCGTCTCAGCCAATGACTGCTTCCGCCCTGTGAGCCGCTACTTCGACCGGATCATGCGGCCGGAGCAATTGCTGACGGCCCTGCCCCGGGCCTTCCGGACGATGACGGATCCTGCCGACTGCGGGCCCGTCACCCTCGCCTTCTGTCAGGACGTGCAGGCCGAGGCATACGACTGGCCGGAGGACTTCTTCGCGCAGAAGACGTGGCGCATCCGTCGCCCTCAGCCGGATCTCGTCGAAGTCCAGCAGGTTGCCGCCATCCTCAAGGCGGCACAGAACCCGGTCATCATTGCAGGCGGCGGCGTGCACTATGGGCAGGCACATGCCGACCTGCAGGCGTTTGCCGAACGCTTCGACATTCCGGTCGTGGAAACGCAGGCGGGCAAGTCGTCACTTCCCTGGGATCACCGGGTCAATTTCGGCCCCGTCGGCGTGACCGGTGCGTCCAGCGCCAATGCTATCTGCGCTGATGCTGACGTCGTTCTGGGAGTCGGAACGCGCTTCCAGGACTTCACCACCGGCTCCTGGGCCCTCTTCAATAATCCCAGCCGCACGCTGATCAGCCTCAACGTCCAGGCCTATGATGCGGAGAAGCACGGTGCCGAGCCGCTGTGCGCAGACGCAGCGGCGGGGCTTTCTGCCCTTGCGAAGGCTCTCGGTGACGCTCGCTTCGCTGCACCCGATCCTGCGCTCAAATCGGACTGGTTCGCGGCAGCGGACAGGGTCACCGACGCGCCGGAGCCGGAGGAAAACGCACTGCCGACCGACATGCAGGTCATCGGCGCCGTACAGCGTTCGGCAGGTCCGGATACCGTAGTGATGTGCGCCGCCGGCACCATGCCGGGAGAACTGCACAAGCTCTGGAAAGCCGGCCGTCCGATGTCCTATCACATGGAATATGGCTACTCCTGCATGGGCTACGAGATCGCCGGGGCAATCGGGATAAAGATGGCGGAACCGGATCGCGATGTGATCTGCATGATCGGCGATGGGTCCTACATGATGGCGAACTCCGAACTAGCGACCGCCGTGATGATGGGCGTCAAAATCACGCTCGTAGTCACCGACAATCGCGGCTTCGGATGCATCAACCGGCTGCAGATGAGCACCGGCGGTGCGGAGTTCAACAACCTTCTCGACCACGCCCAGCACGTCAACCCCTCGCGCATCGACTTCGCGGCCCATGCGGCCTCCATGGGCGCCGAGACTCGGAAGGTCGCCACGATCGCGGAACTGGAGGCCGCGCTCGTCGAAGCACGTGAGGCGTCCGGACCCTTCGTGGTCGTCATCGACACCGATCCCTATCCGTCGACGGAAGCAGGCGGCAGCTGGTGGGACGTCGCAGTCCCGGAGGTCTCGGCCCGCGAGCCCGTACGAAAGGCGCGGGAGCGCTACCTGGAAAACCTCAAGCGACAGCGGGTCAACTGA
- the iolE gene encoding myo-inosose-2 dehydratase: protein MSVKIGISPIAWQNDDLPDLTAAYTMEQALKEAREIGYTGVERGRRMPQDTQGLRLFLERFDIALCGGWCSGNLLVSDVAAERAGIFQQVEQFAALQAPCIVYAECSNTVQGQIGVPVNDRPKLSRDEVHAYGRKLTELAKWTAGQGVTLSYHHHMGAFIEDQEDIDWLMESSGPEVTLCFDTGHLVFGGGDIAKTMDRWGDRIHHVHFKDIRPDVVRNVRENNLSFLDAVVAGAFTVPGDGAIDFLDVAQRLNGMNYHGWIVVEAEQDPAKAPPYDFSKMGYEHILAVCATAGLTVADRD, encoded by the coding sequence ATGAGTGTCAAGATCGGCATCTCCCCCATCGCCTGGCAGAACGATGACCTGCCGGATCTCACCGCCGCCTACACGATGGAACAGGCGCTCAAGGAGGCGCGCGAGATCGGCTATACCGGTGTCGAGCGTGGCCGTCGCATGCCGCAGGACACGCAAGGCTTGAGGCTGTTCCTCGAACGGTTCGACATCGCCCTTTGCGGCGGCTGGTGTTCCGGCAATCTCCTCGTCTCCGATGTCGCCGCGGAACGGGCGGGGATTTTCCAGCAGGTCGAGCAGTTCGCGGCGCTGCAGGCGCCCTGCATCGTCTATGCCGAATGCTCCAACACGGTGCAGGGCCAGATCGGGGTGCCCGTCAACGACCGGCCCAAGCTCTCCCGCGATGAGGTGCATGCCTATGGTCGAAAGCTGACGGAACTTGCCAAATGGACGGCCGGCCAGGGCGTCACCCTTTCCTATCACCACCATATGGGTGCCTTCATCGAGGACCAGGAAGACATCGACTGGCTGATGGAATCCTCCGGGCCTGAAGTGACCCTCTGCTTCGATACCGGCCATCTCGTCTTTGGCGGCGGCGACATTGCCAAGACCATGGATCGCTGGGGCGACCGCATCCATCATGTCCACTTCAAGGATATCCGCCCAGACGTCGTCAGGAACGTCAGGGAGAACAACCTGAGCTTCCTCGACGCCGTTGTTGCCGGCGCCTTCACCGTGCCTGGCGATGGAGCGATCGACTTCCTTGACGTCGCACAGCGGCTCAACGGCATGAATTATCACGGCTGGATCGTTGTGGAGGCTGAGCAGGATCCGGCCAAGGCGCCCCCTTACGACTTTTCGAAGATGGGCTACGAGCACATCCTTGCGGTTTGCGCTACGGCCGGCCTTACGGTTGCCGATCGCGATTGA
- the iolB gene encoding 5-deoxy-glucuronate isomerase, which produces MSELLIKPRGTTGKLHDITVEKARTAKSPDWSYVGFGLYRLKAGERAAEVTGDREVILVLVEGRAEIAAADASLGVLGERMNVFERKKPACAYIPNGSSWTATAVTDCTLAVCTAPGKGSHEARVLDVPDLVTRGKGANTRYIFPIAMEESDVADSLLVTEVFTPAGNWSSYPPHRHDEDRFPEMTYLEETYYHRLNPDQGYGHQRVFTEDGTLDETMSVSNHDVVLVPKGHHPCAAPYGYDMYYLNVMAGPLRKWRFQNHPAHDWIAKQDA; this is translated from the coding sequence ATGTCGGAACTCTTGATCAAGCCACGTGGCACGACCGGAAAACTGCACGACATTACGGTCGAGAAGGCCAGAACCGCAAAGTCGCCGGACTGGTCCTATGTCGGCTTCGGGCTCTACCGCCTGAAGGCGGGGGAACGCGCCGCGGAAGTGACGGGTGACAGGGAGGTGATCCTCGTGCTCGTCGAAGGCAGGGCAGAGATCGCGGCAGCGGACGCGAGCCTGGGCGTCCTTGGTGAGCGGATGAATGTCTTCGAGCGCAAGAAGCCTGCCTGTGCCTACATACCGAATGGCAGCAGTTGGACCGCGACTGCCGTGACCGACTGCACGCTCGCCGTTTGCACCGCACCTGGGAAGGGAAGCCACGAGGCGCGGGTGCTCGACGTGCCGGATCTCGTGACGCGCGGCAAGGGCGCCAATACGCGTTACATTTTCCCGATCGCCATGGAGGAATCGGATGTCGCCGACAGCCTGCTAGTGACGGAAGTGTTTACGCCGGCCGGCAACTGGTCATCCTACCCACCGCATCGCCATGACGAGGACCGGTTTCCGGAGATGACCTACCTTGAAGAGACCTATTACCACCGCCTGAACCCCGACCAGGGGTACGGTCATCAACGTGTCTTCACCGAGGACGGGACGCTGGACGAGACGATGAGCGTCTCCAACCACGATGTCGTGCTGGTCCCGAAAGGCCACCACCCCTGCGCCGCGCCTTACGGCTATGACATGTACTATCTCAATGTCATGGCCGGCCCTCTCCGCAAATGGCGCTTCCAGAACCATCCGGCCCATGACTGGATCGCGAAACAGGACGCCTGA